The following proteins are co-located in the Flavobacterium sp. CECT 9288 genome:
- the pgi gene encoding glucose-6-phosphate isomerase, whose amino-acid sequence MALDTINPTNSNSWKKLELHFQTMQKATIQDFFESDPTRTTKLNIQWNDFLIDYSKNIIDEETVRLLVELANEVGLKAAIADYFGGTLINKTESRAVLHTALRAVESAVVNVDGVNVMPEVYEVKNKIKGFTNEVVSGIRTGFTGKPFTDIVNIGIGGSDLGPAMVVEALQFYKNHLNVHFVSNVDGDHVQEILKKLNPETTLFVIVSKTFTTQETLTNSETIKDWFLKLAKQEDVAKHFVAVSTNLEKVTSFGIDANNVFPMWDWVGGRFSLWSAVGLTISLSIGYDNFNSLLKGANEMDEHFKTADFDKNMPIILAMLSVWYNNFFGAESEALIPYTQYLQKFAPYLQQGTMESNGKSVGRDGKLVNYQTGTIIWGEPGTNAQHAFFQLIHQGTKLIPADFIGFVTPLYGDANHHDKLMSNFFAQTEALMHGKSATQVQKEFDFQGIPAEKAAFLLPYKIFSGNKPTNTILIQKLTPHTLGSLIALYEHKIFVQGVVWNIFSFDQWGVELGKQLANSILAEITTKEIQSHDSSTAFLLNHFLKSK is encoded by the coding sequence ATGGCTTTAGATACAATTAATCCAACAAATTCTAATTCTTGGAAAAAACTGGAATTGCACTTTCAAACTATGCAAAAGGCAACAATTCAAGATTTTTTCGAGTCAGATCCAACAAGAACTACAAAACTTAACATTCAATGGAATGATTTTTTAATAGATTACTCAAAAAATATTATTGATGAGGAAACAGTTCGGTTGTTAGTTGAATTAGCAAATGAAGTTGGACTTAAAGCTGCTATTGCTGATTATTTTGGTGGTACACTGATTAATAAAACCGAGAGTAGAGCCGTGCTTCATACTGCTTTACGTGCTGTTGAATCTGCAGTGGTCAATGTAGATGGTGTAAATGTAATGCCTGAAGTATATGAGGTAAAAAATAAAATAAAAGGATTTACAAACGAAGTTGTTTCTGGTATACGAACTGGTTTTACAGGAAAACCTTTTACAGATATCGTAAATATAGGAATAGGAGGATCAGATTTGGGACCAGCAATGGTAGTCGAGGCGCTTCAGTTTTATAAAAACCATCTTAACGTTCATTTTGTTTCAAACGTGGATGGTGATCACGTTCAAGAGATCCTAAAAAAATTAAATCCTGAGACAACGCTTTTTGTGATTGTTTCAAAAACATTTACCACGCAGGAAACTCTAACGAATTCAGAAACGATTAAAGATTGGTTTCTAAAATTAGCAAAACAAGAAGATGTTGCCAAGCATTTTGTTGCAGTTTCAACTAACCTTGAGAAAGTAACTTCTTTTGGTATAGATGCCAATAACGTTTTTCCAATGTGGGATTGGGTTGGCGGTCGTTTCTCTTTGTGGAGTGCAGTAGGTCTTACTATCAGCTTATCAATAGGGTATGATAATTTTAACAGTTTGTTGAAAGGCGCTAATGAAATGGACGAGCATTTTAAGACAGCTGATTTTGATAAAAACATGCCAATTATATTGGCGATGTTGAGCGTTTGGTATAATAATTTCTTTGGTGCTGAAAGTGAAGCTTTAATTCCTTACACCCAGTACTTGCAAAAATTTGCACCTTACTTGCAGCAGGGTACCATGGAAAGTAATGGTAAAAGTGTTGGTCGAGATGGAAAGCTGGTTAATTATCAAACAGGTACAATTATTTGGGGTGAACCAGGCACTAATGCGCAACATGCTTTTTTTCAGTTGATACATCAAGGGACAAAATTAATTCCAGCTGATTTCATAGGATTTGTTACTCCTTTATATGGAGATGCCAATCATCATGATAAGTTAATGTCCAATTTCTTTGCACAGACAGAAGCGCTGATGCATGGTAAATCAGCAACACAAGTTCAAAAAGAATTTGATTTTCAAGGAATACCAGCTGAGAAAGCAGCATTTCTATTGCCTTATAAAATTTTCTCAGGTAACAAACCTACAAATACAATTTTGATTCAAAAATTAACTCCGCATACTTTGGGTTCATTGATAGCTTTATATGAACACAAGATTTTTGTTCAAGGTGTTGTTTGGAACATATTTAGTTTTGATCAATGGGGTGTTGAACTCGGTAAGCAATTGGCAAATTCTATTTTAGCGGAGATTACCACAAAAGAGATTCAGAGTCACGATAGTTCTACCGCTTTTTTATTGAATCATTTTTTAAAAAGTAAATAA
- a CDS encoding peptidoglycan DD-metalloendopeptidase family protein, with amino-acid sequence MKKIFTIIAVLILIVSCKQEELKVDSAKDKVKPKKSEFGFVYADFNVVQDTIGNGDTFGTLLESQNIGNRQVYDIIAKVKDSFNVKTIRLNKPYTILRSKNKTNDLQVFIYQPDNLSYYVVDFRDTAIAVYKKVKPITIKRRTIGGVLKESLSETLGNAKIEGALASKITKIYAYSIDFMKLKKGDRFALTFTERYINDSVYDGVEELEASFFEYKGKFIYAFPFAQNPESGKVDYYDEQGKTLKNFFLKSPIKFSRISSRFSSSRFHPVQHRWKAHKGTDYAAPRGTPITTTAGGVVEQSGYSAGNGNFVKVKHNGTFSTQYLHMSKILVRRGQRVTQGQVIGLVGSTGLATGPHVCYRFWKNGVQVDALRLKLPTGEPMTGANKNRFLQQITPLKQELDSIANL; translated from the coding sequence TTGAAAAAAATATTCACAATAATTGCTGTACTAATATTAATAGTGTCATGCAAACAAGAGGAACTTAAAGTTGATAGCGCTAAGGATAAAGTCAAACCTAAAAAAAGTGAGTTTGGTTTTGTTTATGCTGATTTTAATGTGGTACAAGATACCATAGGTAATGGCGATACCTTTGGCACGCTGCTGGAGAGTCAAAATATTGGTAATCGACAAGTTTATGATATTATAGCAAAAGTTAAAGATAGTTTTAATGTCAAAACAATTCGGCTAAACAAGCCTTATACCATTCTTAGATCTAAAAATAAAACTAATGATCTTCAGGTTTTTATTTATCAACCTGATAATTTGAGTTATTATGTTGTAGATTTTAGAGATACTGCAATTGCGGTGTATAAAAAAGTAAAACCTATAACTATTAAAAGACGAACAATAGGTGGCGTCTTGAAAGAATCTTTATCAGAAACGTTAGGGAATGCTAAAATAGAAGGTGCTTTGGCTAGTAAAATCACTAAGATTTATGCGTACTCTATAGATTTTATGAAATTGAAAAAAGGGGATCGTTTTGCATTAACATTTACGGAAAGGTATATCAATGATTCTGTTTATGATGGAGTGGAGGAACTTGAGGCTTCTTTTTTTGAATACAAAGGAAAGTTTATTTATGCATTTCCTTTTGCACAAAATCCAGAATCAGGTAAAGTAGATTATTATGACGAACAGGGTAAGACATTAAAAAATTTCTTTCTCAAATCTCCAATAAAGTTTAGTAGAATATCTTCTCGTTTTTCATCGAGTAGATTTCATCCCGTTCAGCATCGCTGGAAAGCACATAAAGGTACGGACTATGCTGCGCCAAGGGGAACACCTATTACAACTACAGCAGGAGGAGTGGTTGAGCAAAGTGGTTATTCTGCTGGAAACGGAAACTTTGTAAAAGTCAAACACAATGGAACGTTTTCTACTCAGTACTTACATATGTCTAAAATTCTTGTGAGACGCGGACAAAGAGTTACTCAAGGACAAGTTATTGGCTTAGTTGGTAGCACTGGTCTTGCAACTGGTCCTCACGTATGTTATCGTTTTTGGAAAAATGGTGTTCAAGTGGATGCTTTAAGACTTAAATTGCCAACTGGCGAGCCCATGACTGGTGCAAATAAAAATAGGTTCTTACAACAAATAACTCCTTTGAAACAAGAACTGGATAGTATTGCAAATTTATAA
- a CDS encoding tryptophan 2,3-dioxygenase family protein, with translation MSNTEVSETILKEIEQKYQAINQKVETQLEGLLWSKPITYWDYIQTDALLGLQTQRTTLPDEMVFIMYHQVNELIFKMILWEIKQIAYHPAIEAEFFTERVMRISRYFDMLTTSFSIMGDGMEVDQYMKFRNTLTPASGFQSAQYRLIEFSSTDLINLIDNRFRGSIDRDTPYEHALEHLYWQAAGKDYYTGKKTYLLDEFEKKYKKEFLAYMEEYNTINIWQKFKQLPELDQQNPELIKAMRHYDYTVNITWVMQHLNTAKKYIDQSGQGDGEATGGSDWKKYMHPKYQKRIFFPELWSSQELENWGVEV, from the coding sequence ATGAGTAATACAGAGGTTTCTGAAACTATTTTAAAAGAAATTGAGCAAAAATATCAGGCTATTAATCAAAAAGTAGAAACCCAACTTGAAGGTTTGCTTTGGTCTAAACCTATAACCTATTGGGATTATATTCAAACAGATGCTTTGCTGGGCCTGCAAACACAGCGCACCACCCTTCCTGATGAAATGGTATTTATCATGTACCACCAAGTCAATGAATTAATCTTTAAAATGATTCTTTGGGAAATCAAGCAAATTGCATATCACCCGGCAATTGAGGCTGAATTTTTTACTGAAAGAGTCATGAGAATTAGCAGGTATTTTGACATGCTTACAACTTCTTTTAGCATTATGGGTGACGGTATGGAGGTGGATCAATACATGAAATTTAGAAATACATTAACTCCTGCCAGTGGTTTTCAAAGTGCGCAATATAGATTAATTGAGTTTTCATCTACTGATTTAATTAACCTTATTGACAATAGATTTAGAGGATCAATAGATAGAGATACGCCTTATGAGCATGCACTAGAACATTTGTATTGGCAAGCAGCAGGCAAGGATTATTACACGGGCAAAAAAACCTATTTGCTAGATGAATTCGAAAAGAAATACAAGAAAGAATTTCTGGCCTACATGGAGGAATACAATACGATTAATATTTGGCAAAAATTCAAACAGTTGCCAGAGTTAGATCAGCAAAATCCAGAGTTGATCAAAGCTATGAGACACTATGATTATACGGTTAATATAACCTGGGTGATGCAGCATTTAAACACGGCTAAGAAATATATTGATCAAAGTGGTCAAGGAGATGGTGAAGCAACTGGCGGAAGCGACTGGAAGAAATACATGCATCCTAAATACCAAAAGAGAATTTTTTTCCCAGAATTATGGAGCAGTCAAGAATTAGAGAACTGGGGAGTTGAGGTGTAA
- a CDS encoding DUF3108 domain-containing protein has translation MKKLLVLCIIGITFGFSSPQEDAYAVGEFFKFRIHYGIVNAGYATLEVKDANLNNKKTFHIVGKGYTTGMSRFFFKVDDLYESYIDKETRNPYQFVRKIDEGGYTKNQEGFFNQSSNKVVVKDYKHKTEKALYIPKNTQDILSTFYYLRNHPNIDKLNVGESIAVDMFFDDETTKFKLKFIGRENISTKFGVVSTMIFRPLVQSGRVFKEQESVTVWISDDNNKVPLRIKASLAVGSIKADLDAYKGLKSPFKLKK, from the coding sequence ATGAAAAAATTACTTGTACTCTGTATCATTGGTATCACCTTTGGTTTTTCCTCACCCCAAGAGGATGCCTACGCAGTAGGAGAGTTTTTTAAATTCAGAATTCACTACGGCATTGTTAATGCGGGTTATGCTACTCTTGAAGTAAAAGATGCTAATCTAAACAATAAAAAAACGTTTCATATTGTTGGGAAAGGCTACACTACAGGTATGTCACGATTTTTCTTTAAAGTAGATGATTTATACGAAAGCTATATTGATAAAGAAACAAGAAATCCCTATCAGTTTGTGAGAAAAATTGACGAAGGAGGATACACAAAAAATCAAGAAGGTTTTTTCAATCAATCCTCAAATAAAGTAGTTGTAAAAGATTACAAACATAAAACAGAAAAGGCACTTTACATTCCGAAAAATACTCAGGATATATTATCAACATTTTACTACCTTAGGAATCATCCTAATATTGATAAGTTAAATGTTGGTGAATCTATAGCTGTAGACATGTTTTTTGATGATGAAACCACAAAATTCAAGCTTAAATTTATAGGTCGTGAAAATATATCCACTAAATTTGGCGTTGTTTCCACTATGATATTTCGTCCATTAGTACAATCAGGACGTGTGTTTAAGGAGCAAGAAAGTGTTACGGTCTGGATATCAGACGACAACAATAAAGTGCCATTACGCATAAAAGCTAGTTTAGCTGTAGGATCTATAAAAGCAGATCTAGATGCTTATAAAGGGTTAAAAAGCCCATTTAAATTAAAAAAATAA
- the hppD gene encoding 4-hydroxyphenylpyruvate dioxygenase yields MSKEVKSVEYGLEKIFEGAQDFLPLLGTDYVEFYVGNAKQSAHYYKTAFGYQSLAYAGLETGVKDRTSYVLKQDKIRIVLTTPLTQDSPLHDHLKKHGDGVKVAALWVEDATSAYEETMKRGARSFMEPTIEEDEFGQVVRSGIYTYGETVHIFVERKNYNGIFLPGYKEWKSDYNPEPTGLKYIDHMVGNVGWNEMNTWVKFYEEVMGFVNFLSFDDKQINTEYSALMSKVMSNGNGRIKFPINEPAEGKKKSQIEEYLDFYGGPGIQHIAIATDDIIKTVSQLKARGVEFLSAPPHTYYEAIPERLGAHMGMMKEDINEIEKLAIMVDADEDGYLLQIFTKPVQDRPTLFFEIIQRMGAKGFGAGNFKALFESIEREQQLRGTL; encoded by the coding sequence ATGTCAAAAGAAGTAAAATCAGTAGAATACGGACTAGAAAAAATATTTGAAGGAGCACAAGATTTCTTGCCGCTTTTAGGAACAGATTACGTAGAGTTTTATGTAGGTAATGCAAAACAATCTGCTCATTATTACAAAACAGCTTTTGGATATCAATCATTAGCTTACGCTGGTTTAGAAACGGGTGTAAAAGACAGAACATCTTATGTATTAAAACAAGATAAAATCCGAATTGTTTTAACTACGCCATTAACGCAAGATTCACCTTTACATGATCATTTAAAAAAACATGGTGATGGTGTAAAAGTAGCGGCCCTATGGGTTGAAGATGCTACAAGTGCTTACGAAGAAACCATGAAACGTGGTGCGCGCTCTTTTATGGAGCCAACTATCGAAGAAGATGAGTTTGGTCAAGTAGTTCGCTCAGGGATTTATACTTACGGCGAAACGGTTCACATATTTGTAGAAAGAAAAAATTACAACGGGATTTTCTTGCCAGGATACAAAGAATGGAAATCAGATTATAACCCAGAACCAACAGGTCTTAAATACATAGATCACATGGTAGGAAATGTGGGTTGGAACGAAATGAATACTTGGGTAAAATTCTACGAAGAGGTAATGGGATTTGTGAACTTTCTTTCATTTGATGACAAACAAATCAATACCGAATATTCAGCTTTGATGAGTAAGGTAATGTCAAATGGAAACGGAAGAATTAAATTCCCTATCAACGAGCCTGCCGAAGGGAAAAAGAAATCACAAATTGAGGAGTATTTAGATTTTTATGGTGGGCCAGGAATACAACACATTGCCATTGCAACAGATGATATTATTAAAACAGTAAGTCAATTAAAAGCAAGAGGTGTAGAGTTTTTATCAGCTCCGCCACATACTTATTATGAAGCAATTCCAGAGCGTTTAGGTGCGCACATGGGTATGATGAAAGAAGATATCAACGAAATTGAAAAACTAGCCATCATGGTCGATGCTGATGAAGATGGGTATTTGTTGCAAATTTTCACTAAACCTGTTCAAGATAGGCCAACTTTGTTTTTTGAGATTATTCAACGTATGGGAGCCAAAGGTTTTGGTGCTGGAAACTTTAAAGCCTTGTTTGAGTCAATTGAAAGAGAACAGCAATTACGAGGAACGTTATAA
- a CDS encoding homogentisate 1,2-dioxygenase, whose amino-acid sequence MPLYHKLGTFPQKRHVQFEKPNGGFYYEQLFGTEGFHGHASLSYHVHRPTQVKEILKSYSVEPKIAIGKNIKSLLLKGFELKPEDDFLDSRKALLVNKDCTIGLAAPKKSLTSYFYKNADADEMIFIHKGKGKLRTMLGNIPFEYGDYLIIPRGIIYQIEFDTEDNRLFYVESFAPFYTPKRYKNESGQHLEHSPFCERDFILPSELETHDEKGDFLIKIKKEGMVHEVVYATHPFDVIGWDGYNFPYGFSIHNFEPITGRVHQPPPVHQTFETATFVVCSFVPRLYDYHPKSIPAPYNHSNIDSDEVLYYVDGDFMSRNNIEQGHITLHPKGIPHGPAPGAMERSIGHTGTEELAVMVDTFRPLMVTEEAMGLDDGQYYKSWVE is encoded by the coding sequence ATGCCACTATATCATAAACTAGGGACTTTCCCGCAAAAAAGACACGTACAATTCGAAAAACCGAATGGAGGTTTTTACTACGAACAATTGTTTGGAACCGAAGGTTTTCATGGTCATGCTTCCTTATCATACCATGTGCATCGCCCAACACAAGTTAAAGAAATTCTCAAATCATATTCGGTTGAGCCAAAAATTGCCATTGGTAAAAATATCAAATCGTTATTGCTAAAAGGTTTTGAGCTAAAACCCGAAGACGATTTTCTAGACAGCCGCAAAGCGTTATTAGTCAATAAAGACTGTACCATCGGTCTGGCAGCGCCCAAAAAATCTTTAACATCATATTTCTATAAAAATGCCGATGCCGATGAAATGATTTTCATCCACAAAGGAAAAGGGAAATTGCGTACAATGTTAGGGAATATTCCTTTTGAGTACGGGGATTATCTTATTATTCCGCGCGGAATTATATACCAAATTGAATTTGACACTGAAGACAACCGTTTGTTTTACGTAGAATCATTTGCTCCATTTTATACTCCAAAACGCTATAAAAACGAATCGGGTCAGCACTTAGAGCATTCTCCTTTTTGTGAGCGTGATTTTATTTTGCCAAGCGAACTAGAAACGCATGACGAAAAAGGAGATTTCCTTATCAAAATCAAAAAAGAAGGCATGGTGCATGAAGTGGTTTATGCCACACATCCTTTTGATGTTATCGGTTGGGACGGTTATAATTTCCCATACGGTTTTAGCATTCACAATTTCGAGCCCATTACAGGACGAGTACACCAACCGCCACCAGTACATCAAACTTTTGAAACTGCCACTTTTGTAGTATGCTCATTTGTACCTAGATTATACGATTACCATCCAAAATCAATTCCGGCACCTTACAATCATAGTAATATTGACAGTGATGAGGTCTTGTACTACGTAGATGGTGATTTTATGAGCCGCAACAACATAGAGCAAGGACACATAACACTGCACCCAAAAGGCATTCCGCACGGTCCAGCACCGGGAGCTATGGAGCGCAGTATTGGTCACACTGGAACCGAAGAGTTAGCCGTAATGGTAGATACTTTCCGACCGTTGATGGTTACAGAGGAGGCCATGGGTCTAGACGACGGTCAATATTATAAATCTTGGGTTGAATAA
- a CDS encoding patatin-like phospholipase family protein — translation MSQFQLSVSSAPQKSFFSNKSKGAPAVALSFYEKIAFFASRLFTTIWGFKQRPAGVLPAILFFITSFLLGLQTTVAQEQKNPKIGLVLSGGGAKGFAHIGVLKVLEEAGVKIDYIGGTSMGAVIGGLYATGYNAKQIDSIFHTTNFNELLNDFIPRSSKNFYERGNDESYALVLPFNKMKIGIPEALSKGMYNYNLLSRITRNVSTIKDFSKLPIPFLCIGTNIETGEQVVLNKGNLAQAMIASSAFPSLFAPVEIDGKILVDGGVVNNYPIEEVRKMGADIIIGVDVQDGLLDRSQLKDATKILVQITSLQSIDRIKKNILNTDIYIKPDISQYGVVSFDKGKEIIKKGEEAASLVLDKINATVNPAKRFTKPSLRIISDSLNIRNINAGKLDNYTKEYIIGKLRFKPGTKTTFTDLLRGINNINATQNFSAITYSLEKNKNELDLNLNLTENPTKTYLKFGLHYDDLFKSGVLINLTRKKAIFKNDVASFDLVLGDNVRYSLDYYVENGFNLSFGFKSFYNQFSRNVSNEISPITSSNPSINSINVDFTDLTNQVYFQSLFVQKFLIGGGVELKYLKIKSETLANVDPTIDNSNYVSLFGYLKADSFDNKYFPKKGWYFSGDIQTYVASSNYTGGFQPYSIAKGDFGVAASLFKNATVKFQTDAGFSFGQQSVTFFNFILGGYGFNMINNFKYLYGYDHLSVAGNSYIKSTATIDYEFLKKNHLNFSANFANIGDRIFETVNWISIPKYSGYALGYGMETIIGPVEIKYTWSPELSKGFTWFSIGFLF, via the coding sequence ATGAGCCAATTCCAGCTATCCGTTTCAAGCGCTCCGCAAAAAAGCTTTTTTTCTAATAAAAGCAAAGGAGCTCCTGCGGTCGCTCTTTCCTTTTATGAAAAAATAGCTTTTTTTGCCTCTCGGCTTTTCACTACTATCTGGGGCTTTAAGCAAAGACCTGCAGGAGTACTTCCGGCAATACTCTTTTTTATAACTTCTTTTTTATTAGGATTGCAAACTACCGTTGCACAAGAGCAAAAAAATCCTAAAATAGGTTTGGTTTTAAGTGGAGGCGGTGCTAAAGGTTTTGCTCATATTGGAGTTTTAAAAGTGCTTGAAGAAGCAGGGGTTAAAATTGATTACATAGGCGGAACGAGCATGGGAGCTGTAATAGGGGGACTTTATGCAACAGGATATAATGCAAAGCAAATAGACTCTATTTTTCACACTACAAATTTTAACGAGTTATTAAACGATTTTATTCCTAGATCTTCAAAAAACTTTTACGAACGTGGAAATGATGAGTCCTATGCGCTAGTACTACCTTTTAATAAAATGAAAATAGGCATCCCCGAAGCTTTATCAAAAGGGATGTACAACTATAATTTATTGAGTAGAATTACAAGAAATGTAAGTACTATTAAAGATTTTTCAAAACTACCCATACCTTTTTTATGCATAGGAACAAATATAGAAACTGGTGAGCAAGTGGTTTTGAATAAGGGCAATCTTGCACAAGCTATGATAGCAAGCTCGGCCTTTCCGTCCTTATTTGCACCCGTAGAAATTGATGGAAAAATACTGGTAGATGGAGGTGTGGTTAATAATTATCCTATTGAGGAAGTGCGTAAAATGGGCGCAGATATTATAATTGGTGTTGATGTGCAAGACGGACTTCTTGATCGTAGTCAATTAAAAGATGCAACAAAAATTTTGGTGCAAATTACAAGTCTACAATCTATTGACCGTATCAAAAAAAACATTTTAAATACGGATATTTATATCAAACCAGATATTTCACAATACGGAGTTGTATCATTTGATAAAGGAAAAGAAATCATAAAAAAAGGAGAAGAGGCGGCATCACTCGTTTTAGATAAAATTAATGCCACTGTTAATCCAGCAAAACGCTTCACCAAACCAAGTCTTAGAATAATATCTGATAGCCTAAACATCCGAAATATAAATGCAGGTAAACTAGATAATTATACAAAGGAATACATTATTGGAAAACTCAGGTTTAAACCTGGAACCAAAACTACATTTACAGATTTGCTTAGGGGTATAAATAATATTAATGCCACGCAAAACTTCAGCGCTATTACATATTCGCTCGAAAAGAATAAAAACGAACTGGATTTAAACTTAAATCTAACCGAAAATCCAACTAAAACCTATCTGAAATTTGGCCTGCATTATGATGATTTATTCAAAAGCGGTGTTTTGATCAATCTAACTCGAAAAAAAGCAATTTTTAAAAATGACGTAGCTTCTTTTGACCTAGTTTTAGGAGATAATGTGCGTTACAGCTTAGATTATTATGTTGAAAATGGTTTTAATTTAAGTTTTGGATTCAAGTCTTTTTACAATCAATTTAGTAGAAATGTGTCTAATGAAATAAGCCCAATTACATCAAGCAATCCTAGTATCAATTCTATCAATGTCGATTTTACAGACTTGACAAATCAAGTTTATTTTCAATCCCTATTTGTTCAAAAATTTTTGATAGGTGGCGGTGTTGAATTGAAATATTTAAAAATAAAATCAGAAACACTGGCTAACGTAGATCCTACAATAGATAATAGTAATTACGTAAGTCTCTTTGGGTACTTAAAAGCCGATTCTTTTGACAATAAATATTTTCCTAAAAAAGGCTGGTATTTCTCGGGTGATATTCAAACCTATGTTGCTTCGTCAAACTATACAGGTGGTTTTCAACCTTATTCTATTGCCAAAGGAGATTTTGGGGTAGCAGCTTCTTTATTTAAAAATGCTACAGTAAAGTTCCAGACAGATGCTGGTTTCTCTTTTGGTCAACAAAGCGTTACTTTTTTCAATTTTATTTTAGGTGGCTATGGTTTCAATATGATAAATAATTTTAAATATTTATATGGGTATGATCATTTGAGTGTTGCTGGAAATAGTTACATCAAATCTACAGCTACTATTGATTATGAGTTTTTGAAAAAAAATCACCTTAATTTTTCGGCAAATTTTGCTAATATTGGCGACAGAATTTTTGAAACTGTCAATTGGATTTCTATTCCTAAATATTCAGGATACGCCTTAGGATATGGCATGGAAACAATCATAGGTCCTGTGGAAATCAAGTATACATGGTCTCCTGAGCTCTCTAAAGGTTTTACCTGGTTTAGCATAGGCTTTTTATTTTAA